The following DNA comes from Streptomyces sp. NBC_00690.
TTGATCAACACCCTGTCCGGACTGGTGCTGGTGTACGTCGTCTGGTCGCTGCCGTTCGCGCTCTGGATGCTCGCGGGATACGTCCGCGCGGTTCCGATCGAACTGGAGGAAGCCGCGGCCGTCGACGGCGCAGGTCGACTCCGTACGCTCGTCTCGGTCACCGGGCCCCTGCTGGCGCCCGGCATCGCCGCCACGGCGCTCTTCGCCTTCATCACCGCATGGAATGAGTTCTTCTTCGCGCTCGTCCTGCTGAAGACACCGGAGAAACAGACCTTGCCGGTCGTGCTGACGCATTTCCTGGGGGCCGAGGGGGTCGCCGATCTGGGTCCCCTCGCCGCCGCTGCCTTCCTGGCGACCCTTCCCTCGCTGGTGATCTTCGCGTTGATCCAGCGACGCATCACCGGGGGCATGCTGGCGGGGGCGGTGAAGTCCTGATGCGTACCCGTCCGGTTCTGATGGGCCTCCGTCCGGTGGCACTCCTCGCCATCTGCGCCCTCCTGCTCACCGGCTGCGCCGCGGGCCAGGAGCGGACACCAGGACAGATTCGACTGCGTTTCCAGTCGCTCGCCTGGCAGAAGGAGTCAGTCGATGCCAACGAACAACTGGTGCAGGAGTGGAATGCGCGTCACCCCGACATCCAGGTCGACTATGTCCAGGGCAGTTGGGACAGCGTCCACGACCAGTTGCTGACCTCGTTCGAAGGGGGCGAAGCGCCCGACATCATCCATGACGCGTCCGACGATCTCGCGGACTTCGCCTACGGCGGTTATCTCGCCGATCTCCGTGAGTTGCTGCCGCAGCGGTTGCGGTCGGACATTCCGGAGCGGAGTTGGGAGACGGTGACCTTCGGGCGGGGGGTGTACGGCGTCCCCTTCCTCCAGGAGCCCCGGGTACTGATTGCCCATCAGAAGGTCCTGAGTGCTGCGGGCGTCCGCATGCCGACGGTGGAACGGCCCTGGAGTTGGAACGAGTTCCGCCAGGTGAGCAAGCAGATCACCGCTTCGATGGGCAAGGGGAAGTACGCGGTGGCCTGGCCGTTGAAGGAACCCGTGTCCGTCACCCTCAATCTGGGGCTCTCCGCGGGCGGCCGGCTGTTCCACCGAAGGGGCGAGGACTCCAACAAGGTGGAGGTCGACTTCACGGCGGCGGACGGTGTGGTGCCCAGGACGATCCACGACCAGGTGAACGAGGACCGGACCGCCTCCCGTACCGCCTTGGGCATGGGAGGTTCGGACGCGCTCCCGGGTCTCTTCGGTGGCAAGTACGCCATGGTGCCGCTCGGCTTCTCCTACCGGCAGCAGATCGTTCAGCAGGCGCCCCCCGGATTCTCCTGGACGGTACTGCCGATGCCGGTCGGTGTGGCGGGTGCGGTGCAGGGGGTCAGCCCGCAGACCCTGTCCATCGCACAGGACAGTCCGCACAAGCGGGAGGCGATGCAGTTCATCGATCATCTGCTCCAGCCGGCCAACATGGTCCGCCTCGCCCGGGGGGACTGGATGCTGCCGACCGGACTGTCCGCGCTGGCCGACCCTTCGTTGCGGGTGCGGCGATACGGCTGGGCCGTGGGAGCGGAACTGGCGCGCGGGCTGCGATCGGCCCCCGCCCAGTCGGTGCGCGGCTATCCGGAGTGGAAGGACAAGGTGGCGACCCCTGCGTACCAGGAGTACTACAGCGGCGCCATCGACCTGGACGAACTGCGGGAACGTCTGGTCGAGGACGGGAATCTGGTGCTGGCCCGCTATCAGCGCTGAGCGGCGGAGCCATCGTTTGCACGAAACGTATCGTCTCGTTTAGTCTGGAGTCATGAACGCGCCACGACCTGCCCACATCGCCATGTTCTCCATCGCCGCACCGGGCCATGTGCACCCCAGCATCGAGGTCATCCGAGAGCTGGTGGCACGCGGACACCGGGTCAGCTACGCGATCCCGGCCTCGTTCGCGGATCGCGTGGCCGAGACGGGTGCCACGCCCGTCGTCTACGACTCGATCCTGCCGACCGAGGACGACCCCGAGGCATGGGGCACCGAACTGATCGACAACATCGAGCCCTTCCTGGCCGATGCGATCCAGGTGCTGCCCCAACTGGCGAAGGCGTTCGAAGGCGATGAACCGGATCTCGTCCTCCATGACATCACCGCCTATCCAGCCCCCGTGCTGGCCCGCCGATGGAACGTGCCCGCCGTCGCCCTCTGGCCCAACCTCGTACCCTGGGAGGGGTACCACGAGGAGGTCTCGGCGCCGCTGGTCGAAGGGCTGATGGCGTCGGAGCGCGGACGCGCGTACTACGCACGCTTCCGGGCCTGGCTCGACGAACACGGACTGCACGACACGGACCCCGACCACCTGGTGGGCCGGCCCCGCCGGGGCATCGTCCTCATCCCCGCAGCGCTCCAGCCGCACGCCGACCGGGTGGACCCGGCCGTGTTCACCTTCGTCGGCGCCTGTCAGGGGGAGCGCAGCGAACAGGGGGAGTGGCACCGCCCCGAGGATGCGGAGCGTGTGCTCCTGGTGTCCCTCGGCTCGTCCTACACCAAGCACCCCGCGTTCTACCGGGAGTGCGTGCGGGCCTTCGGCGAACTGCCCGGCTGGCACACCGTCCTCCAGATCGGCCGCCATGTCGACCGGGACGAGTTGGGCGAGATCCCGGCAAGCGTCGAGGTGCATGCGTGGGTGCCGCAACTCGCCGTGCTACGGCAGGCTGATGCCTTCATCACCCATGCAGGGGCCGGCGGCAGCCAGGAGGGTCTGGCCACCGCGACCCCCATGGTGGCCGTCCCGCAGGCGGTGGACCAGTTCGGCAACGCGGACATGCTGGTGAGTCTCCAGGTGGCCCGCCGACTCGACTCCGCCACAGCCACGGCCGAGCAGTTGCGAGAGGCCGTGCTCGACCTCGTGGGCGATCCGGACGTCGCCCGCCGCCTCGCGGAGATCCGTGTCGCCATGGCCCAGGAGGGCGGAACCCACCGGGCGGTCGCCCTGATCGAATCGGAGCTCCATCGCGCCGATTGACCGGCCGCACCGTCAGCGGTGCGGTCCGCGGACACCGAGGGGCGGAGTCCCCCCAAGGACCCCGGCCCCTCGACCTGCCCCCCCGCAGGACTTCAGACCGCCACGGGCGTACGACTCTCGTCGTCGTGACCCATCACCGCGGCAGGGGTCTGCGGTCCGCTCTCGTCGTGCGTCATGTCGGGCAGCCACTCCAGCCACTTCGGGAAGTACCAGTTGCGCTCCCCGAGCAGCGCCATCGCGGCGGGCAGCAGCACGCCCCGGATCACCGTCGCGTCGATCAGCACCGCCGCTGCCAGACCCACGCCCATCTGCTTCATCGACTGCATCGACAGCGTTCCGAAGATCGCGAACACGGCCACCATGATCACCGCAGCGCTGGTGACCACGCCTGCCGTGGTCACCACGCCGTGGGTGATCGCGTCCCGAGTCGTCCGACCCTGCATCCGGGCCTCGCGAATGCGTGACACCACGAAGACGTGGTAGTCCATCGAGAGCCCGAACAGGATGACGAAGAGGAACAGCGGCAACCAGGCGACGATCGCTCCCACGCCCTCCGCACCGACCAGGGAAGCACCCCAACCGTGCTGGAAGACTGCGGTCAGGATGCCGTAGGCGGCCCCGACCGAGAGCAGGTTCAGCACGATCGACGTCACCGCGATCGTCAGCGAGCGGAACGACAGCAGCATCAGGACGAACGCGAAGACCACCACGAAGACGAAGACCGGGGTGACCGCTCCGGTGATCTGGTCGTTGAAGTCCTTCGAACCGGCGACCTGCCCGGTGATGGGCGCCTCGACCCCGTCGACCTTGCCGAGGGTGGCGGGCCTGACCTCGTTGCGCAGGAGGTCCAGACTCTTCGCCGCCTTGTCCTGGTCGGCGCCGCCGGTCAGCGGTACGTACACGAACGCCAGGTTCTCGGCATCATGCGTCACCACCTCGACCGGACCGCCCGAAGCGCCCGATGTGACCGCCCGCTCACGGAACTCGGCGATCGCCCGCTTCACCGGCGCCGCATTGATGTCGTCCGCCTTCACCACGACCTCGGCGGGCTCCGCCCCGCCCGGGAACGCCTCGTTGATGCGCTCGTACGTCGCCACGATCGGCAGCGAGTCGCCGAACTCCTGGTTCAGCTTCAGTTCCTGGGTCTTCATCCCGAGTGCGGGCAGGGCCACCGCGACCAGCGCGCCCGTCGCCACCAGCAGGGAGATCACCGGGCGCTTGAGCACCCGGCCGAGCACCGCGCTCCAAAAGCGGCTCTTGCCGTTCGCGCCGCCCTTCAGCTTTCCGATGAAGGGCACCCGGCCCTTCTCCACCCGGTCGCCGAGCAAGGACAGAAGCGCGGGGAGAACCGTCACCGAGCCCACCATGGCCACGGCGACGACCATCAGCGACGCCAGACCCATGGACTCGAACTCGCCAATTCCGGTGAAGAGCATTCCCGCCATGGCGACACAAACCGTCACACCCGAGACCACGATGGCCCGACCGCTGGTAGCAGCAGCGATCTGCATGGCCGTTCGGGCGTCCCGCCCGGCGGCCCGCTCCTCCCGTTCGCGCCGCAGATAGAACAGGCAGTAGTCGACCCCCACTGCCAGTCCGACGAGCAGCATGACCGAGTTGGCCGTCTCGCTCATCGGCATGATGTGGCTGACGACCGCCACCAGACCCATCGTCGCCATGATCGCGGAGATGGCGAGTGCAACGGGCAGCAGCGCTGCGACCAGCGCCCCGAACGCGATCAGCAAGATCCCCAGCGCGACCGGTACGGCTGAAAGCTCCGCCTGCCGGAAGTCGTCCCCGAAGGCGTCGTCGAAGGTCTTGGTCATGCTGGCGCCCCCGATCTGCTCGATCCGCAGCTCGGAATGGTCGGCCTGCACCCCCTTCACGGCCTTCAGGACCGGTTCGATCCGCTCCGTCGAGGTATCGGGGTCCCCCCGCATATCGAACTGGACGAGCGCACTGCGACCGTCCTTGGAGATGCTCCGGCTCGTGTACGGGGAGGTCACCGCGGTCACCTCGCCGGTGGCCTCCACCGCCTTGATCACCGCGTCCACGGCTGCCCGGAACTCGGGGGCGGAGGTCTTCAGGGCGCCGTCCCTGGCCTGCACCAGCACGGACTCGCTGACCGGCTCCTCGATGCCGGCCCGCTCGGCTATCCGGGCGGCCTGCGTCGTCTCGCCCTTGAGCTGCTGACTGCCGTCGATGTCCTGTCGGCCCATGGCCGAGCCGGCCACCATGGAGACCAGGACGAACAGCACCCAGATGCCGACGGCCGCCCAGCGGTGCTGCGCGCTCCATCCCCCGGCCCGCGCGGCAAAGCCACGGGGTCGTGTTCTTGGGGTCTCGGCGTTCTTGGAGTTCTCCGTGTGCTGCGCGTTCTCCATGACAGCCTCAATCCCCCAGTGGGTGCAGTCCCGTTGTCTCGATCCACGACGTTACGGCCGCACCCGCTCCCACCTCGTCGTACTGTCCGACGAACCTGGAGGCGCTCTCTACTCCTCTGGGACGGGGGGGCATCCCCGACAAGAACGGTCCGAGCCCCTTACATCTATTTTCGGTCAGAAGCGGGACCCCTCCCGGGCAACTCCGCAACCGACTTGGGGGAGTTGGCCTGTTGTAGTTGTGAATTCTTGTTGCCAAAGTCACAGATGGTGGAACCGCTTGAACTGGGCGCGTCAATCGGCCAAGGTTTCGAGCCATCTCCCGGAGGATCTCGCGACCGGGAAATGGCCCCCCACACCTGCTGACGAGGAGATCCTCTCCATGGCAACTCACAGACGGAAAAGCAGGATCAAGTCAACGTCGGCCATGGCAGCCATCGCGGCCGTGTCCGGCGGTCTGTTCTTCGGAACGACGTTCGCCGGCGCCTCCACGGCGCCCGAGGGCGTCGTGCACGGCATCAACGCCGAGGGCGCGGTGGCCGGAAGTTATATCGTGCTGCTGGACGAGAAGGCGGACAAGCGCAGCCTCGCCCAGGAGTACGGCGGCAAGCTGAAGCGTGACTACAGCTCCG
Coding sequences within:
- a CDS encoding carbohydrate ABC transporter permease, translating into MNKTSSLARAGQYLALLGYLVFLVFPFLWLISTAFKPARELGSLHPTWIPQNPTLDNFRQAFDEQPLLQAAANSLIAACCAAVISISIATPMAYVMARHRSRLSTAATGWVVISQAFPFVLVIIPLFLVLKNLRLINTLSGLVLVYVVWSLPFALWMLAGYVRAVPIELEEAAAVDGAGRLRTLVSVTGPLLAPGIAATALFAFITAWNEFFFALVLLKTPEKQTLPVVLTHFLGAEGVADLGPLAAAAFLATLPSLVIFALIQRRITGGMLAGAVKS
- a CDS encoding ABC transporter substrate-binding protein, with translation MRTRPVLMGLRPVALLAICALLLTGCAAGQERTPGQIRLRFQSLAWQKESVDANEQLVQEWNARHPDIQVDYVQGSWDSVHDQLLTSFEGGEAPDIIHDASDDLADFAYGGYLADLRELLPQRLRSDIPERSWETVTFGRGVYGVPFLQEPRVLIAHQKVLSAAGVRMPTVERPWSWNEFRQVSKQITASMGKGKYAVAWPLKEPVSVTLNLGLSAGGRLFHRRGEDSNKVEVDFTAADGVVPRTIHDQVNEDRTASRTALGMGGSDALPGLFGGKYAMVPLGFSYRQQIVQQAPPGFSWTVLPMPVGVAGAVQGVSPQTLSIAQDSPHKREAMQFIDHLLQPANMVRLARGDWMLPTGLSALADPSLRVRRYGWAVGAELARGLRSAPAQSVRGYPEWKDKVATPAYQEYYSGAIDLDELRERLVEDGNLVLARYQR
- the mgt gene encoding macrolide-inactivating glycosyltransferase translates to MNAPRPAHIAMFSIAAPGHVHPSIEVIRELVARGHRVSYAIPASFADRVAETGATPVVYDSILPTEDDPEAWGTELIDNIEPFLADAIQVLPQLAKAFEGDEPDLVLHDITAYPAPVLARRWNVPAVALWPNLVPWEGYHEEVSAPLVEGLMASERGRAYYARFRAWLDEHGLHDTDPDHLVGRPRRGIVLIPAALQPHADRVDPAVFTFVGACQGERSEQGEWHRPEDAERVLLVSLGSSYTKHPAFYRECVRAFGELPGWHTVLQIGRHVDRDELGEIPASVEVHAWVPQLAVLRQADAFITHAGAGGSQEGLATATPMVAVPQAVDQFGNADMLVSLQVARRLDSATATAEQLREAVLDLVGDPDVARRLAEIRVAMAQEGGTHRAVALIESELHRAD
- a CDS encoding MMPL family transporter — protein: MENAQHTENSKNAETPRTRPRGFAARAGGWSAQHRWAAVGIWVLFVLVSMVAGSAMGRQDIDGSQQLKGETTQAARIAERAGIEEPVSESVLVQARDGALKTSAPEFRAAVDAVIKAVEATGEVTAVTSPYTSRSISKDGRSALVQFDMRGDPDTSTERIEPVLKAVKGVQADHSELRIEQIGGASMTKTFDDAFGDDFRQAELSAVPVALGILLIAFGALVAALLPVALAISAIMATMGLVAVVSHIMPMSETANSVMLLVGLAVGVDYCLFYLRREREERAAGRDARTAMQIAAATSGRAIVVSGVTVCVAMAGMLFTGIGEFESMGLASLMVVAVAMVGSVTVLPALLSLLGDRVEKGRVPFIGKLKGGANGKSRFWSAVLGRVLKRPVISLLVATGALVAVALPALGMKTQELKLNQEFGDSLPIVATYERINEAFPGGAEPAEVVVKADDINAAPVKRAIAEFRERAVTSGASGGPVEVVTHDAENLAFVYVPLTGGADQDKAAKSLDLLRNEVRPATLGKVDGVEAPITGQVAGSKDFNDQITGAVTPVFVFVVVFAFVLMLLSFRSLTIAVTSIVLNLLSVGAAYGILTAVFQHGWGASLVGAEGVGAIVAWLPLFLFVILFGLSMDYHVFVVSRIREARMQGRTTRDAITHGVVTTAGVVTSAAVIMVAVFAIFGTLSMQSMKQMGVGLAAAVLIDATVIRGVLLPAAMALLGERNWYFPKWLEWLPDMTHDESGPQTPAAVMGHDDESRTPVAV